tatatgtatatgtatatgtatatatatctatatgtatatgtatatctatatgtatatctatgaatgtatatatatgtatatatgtatatacatatagatatgtatatatatatatatatacatagatatacatatacatatacatatacatatatatatatatatatatatatatatatatacagacacacatatatatatatacatatatatgtatatatatgtatatatatacatatatacatatacatatacatatagatatacatatgtatatctatatgtatacgtatatgtatatgtatatctgtatatatacatacatatgtatatatatgtatatatatacatatgtatgtatatatatacatatgtatatatacagatatacatatacatatacatatacatctacatacacatgtacatgtacatgtatatgtacatgtacatgtatatgtacatgtacatgtatatgtacatgtacacatatgtacatgtacatatacacatatgtatacgtatatgtatatgtacatgtacacatatgtacatgtacatgtacatgtatatgtatgtgtgtgtgtgtgcgcgcgcgcgtgcACTAGGATTTGGGTTTCCTCCAAGCAAATATGGTTTTTGGTTGAAGAAGAAGCTCAGCCAGGGATGATTTATTTCATATTAGTATCATATGCAAGATGCCAAAAGTAAATGTTAGATTTCTTAAAGATGTTTAATCAAAGATATTTTGACCTAGCAGCAAGATTACTGGAAACATCAGATGGATCATTGAGTCAAGATGTAAAACAAGGAATGAAGAGAACTCTATTTTGTTTCTAGTGTATCAGATTCTGAAACTTTACCTAACTTTATGCTTTTGTTTCCTACTCATTGCGATGCATTTAGAAGTGATACTAATGATATTATTTGGAGAAAGAACATAAACTTTGACCTTTCATTATCTTTTTGGGCTCAAGTAGCTATCTTTGAAAAATAAACGCAGAGATGCCAAAATTGAAACTAATATGGAAgatgaagactacaaattctttcttGAAAACATTATTAAGGATGATGTATCCTATGATTTTTAGTTGAAAAAGACACAAGACGGAGGTGAAGCATTTATCGagtgtgaagaagaagaagatggacaAAGGATGCATCAATCTTTGGGTGTTAATATTTTTTAGCATATACCTGGACATAATAAACATAAATAATCATAAAACAAACCAAAAGAATGTGCAAAATATGATGGTATTTGTCTAATAAAACAAGAAGTTCTATGATAGTCCAAACAACGTGACACATTACTTTCTTTCTAGCACCTCAATATAAATCATGCATTACATTTTTTCTATTATTATCATTCTGTCAAATGCTTATGAAATCAATGTTgatggtttaatttttatttttattttggtttttgatgGAGAAGCTCACAACAATCAGAAGCTCCATAATGCAACAACTAAAGAGCTTACAATGCTATTCCCATACTTATAGTGTTTGAGGCAATTTCTATTTTTTTGCGTTCTGCAATTGACTCGTTAATTGCCTTTCATTAAAAAACATTTGATACCATGCTTAGATTTTGTAAACATTTTATAGTAATTTTGAATACTAGTTGTTAGCAAGCTACAAGCTACAATGGGTTGTCATATTTGTGCCAATAGCATTctattttgaatgtagtttttcTATGTTAAGTAGTTATAAAGTTTCTCTTAGCTACCTTTCTTGTGCAAATATCAATTGCCAAATATTTATAAACTTATATTACATAAATAGAAAGAACTTTTCTTTCTTTAAGATGGttttattgaattttttcaagGCATAAGCATTTATACAAAATTAGATTTAGACTATAAATAAGATACTATGTCAAATTTTAACTAATAGAAAAACAAGTTTAATCATTTGACTTCCATTGATTGTTTTTAatcattattaatttttatttataattaagtCTATTTTGATTGAATGTTTTAGTACAATTGTGCAATCTTCTGAAGCTTGGCCATGATAATGGTTTAACTCATTTGTTTACTGTATGCTTATATAAATCTAGCACATTCTTTCATCACATATTTTTAATAACTTGTGCCTATTAAGGATAGCATGAGCATGAATGATAAGTTCTCATGATTTATCTTTTACACTTGTTATCTATGTTGATTATATGCATAATAAGTCCTACCTTTCTTAATACTCCATCCTCTCGTAGATTAGCTTGAAGTCAACACGTTCTATTGCAATAACTTAATGTACATCCTAATTCTATATATGTGATACTATCATAGTTTTTTAAACACATTCTCATCACCTTACCTCTTGTTAGAACATAAAGACCTAAAAAACTATCACAAAACCACATAACATCAATTGTTAAGCTCCTTATGAAATCTAAACATGAAGCAATTCTTTATTCTCACAAGAAACAATAACTCACTAGTTCTTAGCAAATGACAGGGACTCCATTGTATCACACCTCTTGTTTTATGTTGGATTCTTtaattgaaaattattattattttataaaggaaaacgttattgtattttattattattgttgttaacGTTATTATTTATTGGCCGACCAATAATTTCAATGAAATGCCTCGTTAAACTCACGACGGAAGAACTTAAATTCTTTGTTCGTACTCGTATTTCGTTTCACACTTTTCAAGACAAAAAGCCACCTTAGTATTatcaacattttatttatttattacacaCTAGAGTAGTATAAATTGATGGCCTGTTTCATTACATTCTGAGATACAGTAAAAAAACATTACTAACCTTTTGATGGCAAGTACAGTCATAACCCATCTTCTGTTTCCCTTGGCTTTTCTCGTTATCCTTTTCTCCACAGCTGCTTCTCGTCAATTGAATGAAAAGGTAATATCTTAACTCTTCTTCGATAGTAAATAACTTCATCTCCCTCTGTTTGGATTGCTACTGACTGAACATTTTATTCTCTGTCAAATCAGCTTTATATAGTGTACATGGGTGATGTTCCATCCCCAGATATACAAGATTACTCCCAAACAGCAGCAACTGCATCTCACCTCTCATTGCTTCACTCTCTACATGGAAGGTTATTACATAGTTCTTTCTTCTTGTATGCTTCACTCTCTACATGGAAGGagaaatatttttctaattttgttTTTGTAATATTCTTGTTAAGCTATGAGGCAGCACAGGAATCTTTTGTTCATAGCTATTGGAAAAGCTTTAACGGATTTGCAGCTTGGCTTTCCTCATCTCATGCCCAACACCTCTCAAGTAAGATTACCCCAAAAATGGATGCTGTATTTAACAGTGTGCTCTGTAGGAATTTTTAGAATGGTGTCGAGATGAATTATAATGATAATGGGATGAATTGCTTATGAATTGGAAATTTAAAATACCCAATATATGCTGAGAAGGATATTGCATCTTAATTAGAAATTTGGCAACCAGGATATTAGTAGTAGTTACTAGAAATTCGTCTTTGTTTTCCAAATGTATTATCATTTTATTTCCAAATAATGAGTTGAAAGTCTTGTTTGTGAATTACAGACACAGATGGCATAGTTTCGGTCTTTGAAAGCAAAAAGGCCAAACCCTTAACAAGTAGATCATGGGATTTTGTGGGACTCCCTCTGTCTCAGCAAACCAATGATTTGGAGTATCAAAGTGACGTAATTGTTGGCGTTCTAGATACAGGTATAACAAAAAATAATAGAGGCTTCATTGGTAGCATAGAACAGACACTAAAATGGTTTCACAAGATTCTCAAAGTAATTCTGAAGAAATATCTCTTACGCAATTTGAGTGCAGGGGTATGGCCAGAATCGGAAAGTTTCGATGACAAGGGATTGGGTCCCATTCCCTCAAAATGGAAGGGAGTGTGCCAGACAACACCCGACTTCAAATCCTGCAATAAGTACTAGAACATTCATTCGTGCTACTTCTGGAACTAAATCCTTTTACCATCAAGAAATGATgtagaaaataattatttttgagATTTTATCGTGGTGACAAATGTATTTAATTATTTCCCAGGAAAATAATAGGTGCAAGCTTTTATAATAAAGGCTCTGGATCTGAACCAGAGGCTGGTGAGTTCATCTCTCCAAGAGATTCAGATGGCCATGGAACACACACTGCCTCCACAGCGGCTGGAAGCATTGTCAAAAATGCCAGCCTTTTTGGATTTGCCCAAGGAGACGCGCGTGGAGGAGTACCTGGCGCAAGGATTGCTATATACAAGGTTTGCTTTTCAGATTGCAGTGACGTAGATATTCTTGCCGCATTTGATGATGCAATCCATGATGGTGTGGATATTATTTCTGTTTCGATTGGTTATTCAAATGGAGGATTCCTTCCCCCACTTAACTACTTTGAAGATAGCATTGCAATTGGAGCATTCCATGCAATGAAGAGAGGAATCTTAACATCAAATGCTGCTTGTAACGATGGATCTGTGGGAACTGTTTGCAATTATTCCCCTTGGTCCTTGACAGTGGCTGCAAGCAGCATTGATCGCCAATTCAAATCACAACTTAATTTGGGAAATCAAACGTCCTTCGAGGTAAATCAAATATCATTGTCATCCACTCATATTAAGTGATCAAAATTCTAATGAGTTGAGTTTAATGGTGTGATAGGGGCGTGCTATAAATACATTCACAATGGAGCAGCCTTGGTATCCTTTAGTATATGGAGGAGACGCTACTAATGTTTCTGGCGGATTTTCATCACAGGACTCAAGGTGAAATGCAGAACATCATcacatgaatttgataatgaaTTACTTTTTTAAATTacatttgctcatttgttgaaatCAAAGCTCGCCATTTGTATGATTATGAATATGGTCAGTGGTTGCAAGTTATATTCCCTGGATCGCAGCTTAGTTGAAGGAAAAATAGTACTTTGCTACTTAGCAGACCCATATGATCTGCCCGATGGTGGAGTGTATGTCTCTGGAGGGGCAGGTGCCATAATAATGTACGATCCAATGAATGATACAGCTTCCTCGTTCATCGTCCCAGCTACACTTATATTTAACAAAGAGGGAGAGGTTATCAGATCTTACATCAACTCCACAAGGTAAATGCATGAATGAAATGAATTACTTTTTCCCCCATAAAAATTGCGTTTGATGGAGTAGAAAGTCATCTAGGACTTCTAGTAATTGAATTAGACCACAATCCAACAAATTCATGAACGGCACTACCTAATAGGCACAATCTATTGGGTTGTGGTCTAATTTATTTACTAGACGCCCCTTCGGGATATAATATTGTTTTACTCTAAAATTGGTTAAAACGTTTGATTGCCTATTcaagatcaataaaaaatgaaacaaattcTGACATTCAGAAACATTAAATCTATGGTACAACAAAAGAAGCTGAAATCAAAAGCCTTTATTATATGAGTGTAAAAGAGCCCTAAAGTGGACAGTTCAATAACAAAATGAAAATTGaatatgaaatttcaaaaaaagaaaaaaaccaaaCTTTAAGACACTGCTTATGTTTTAATTCCAATACATTTCATTAGCTCTCCAACGGCAAGCATAGAAAAAGGTGTGGTTCGGAATGATTTACCTGCACCTATAGTGGCTTCATTCTCATCAAAAGGTCCCAACCAAATCACACCAAATCTTTTGAAGGTGAGAAAACTAAAATATCTGAATGGTATTTGAAAATTGATCTTAATTAACAATTAAACTTGACATATATATCAGTGGCTCActctcaaaaaaaaaacaaaaaaaaacatttaaactaATCCATTTATATCATATTTCCTTGACAGCCTGACATCACCGCACCCGGTGTAGATATTCTAGCAGCTTGGTCAAAAGCTGCACCAATGACCACAAGTCCTTTGGACAAAAGAGTTGTGGATTTTAACATAGTTTCTGGAACATCCATGGCATGCCCTCATGCCACAGGAGCAGCGGCCTATGTCAAGTCATTTCATCCTGACTGGTCTCCTGCTGCTATATATCTGAATGGTATTTGAAAATTGATCTTAATTAACAATTAAACTTGACATATATATCAGTGGCTCActctcaaaaaaaaaacaaaaaaaaacatttaaactaATCCATTTATATCATATTTCCTTGACAGCCTGACATCACCGCACCCGGTGTAGATATTCTAGCAGCTTGGTCAAAAGCTGCACCAATGACCACAAGTCCTTTGGACAAAAGAGTTGTGGATTTTAACATAGTTTCTGGAACATCCATGGCATGCCCTCATGCCACAGGAGCAGCGGCCTATGTCAAGTCATTTCATCCTGACTGGTCTCCTGCTGCTATCAAATCTGCTCTCATGACCACAGGTGGGTATCCATTTCATAACCCAAAAATTGTATATAATCTTATTTCTTTCTTATCTATGCTCACAATTTAATTTGTGATTCAGCATCTACATTCGATGCAACATTAGAGGGCAATCGTGCTGGGGAATTAGGATATGGTTCAGGGCAGATTAACCCCCTCAAGGCCATCAATCCGGGGCTTGTGTATGAAGCTGACGCAAAATCCTATATCAATATGCTATGTAGCCAAGGATACAATGAAACATCTTTACGTTTGTTGACAGGAGAATCTGTCACTTGTTCTTCAAAATTATCCGAAAATGGAGTATGGGAACTTAACTATCCTTCCATGATGATTGTTAGGGATGTAAGTGAGCCCATTTTTGTTCAATTTCCAAGAACAGTTACAAATGTAGGACCTCCAAAATCTACTTACCAAGCCAAATTAGATGCGCCCCTTGGAATGAACGTGACAGTGGAACCAGATACACTCTCTTTCACGTCCTCCAATCAGAAGATGTCATACAATGTGAAAATTGAAAGTCGGGTTGTACCAGATGATTATGCTTTACTATCAGGTGCACTGACTTGGAGCTCTGGCAATTACAGTGTGCGCAGCCCCATTGTTGTATATTATGTGAAACAGTAAGATAATTATGGCATCTATGGGCAATTAAATTGTCTTAGGACGTAGGTGCATTTTATGAAAGCAGGGTTTGTTTTCCAATGTCCTCGTAAAGGGTTGGAGGGTGTTTATTTTGTTAATATATTAGATTTTTATTGTGGACATTCAAGTATAACCTTTCAAGTTGTAATTTTTTCTTTTTACAGATTACTTTTTagttttcatgtgatttttaaaaAAAGTAGATTTTATGTTGTGATATTTTATCTTTGGATAAATAGTTTTTAAAGTATATGTTAAAAAGGAGCTTATATTGATTTCATGTTAGTATGAAAAACAGACTGTATTGATCTTatattattgtttaaataaatatatttgtaaATTTGTAAATTGCACATTAAAAACATAATATTAGTATTAAACAAAGATTACATATAAAATAAACTTCTTAATAATGATAAAATTTTCTAAAatctattttctatgtttttaatcATTGATAATTAGACATGCAATGAAGAACAattcatataatataatattaattggatataaattcaaaagatgaagtaatttttaatttttaatttacttGATTTCATCTTGAAAATGTATTGATGGCAGTACACATGTTAATTTAATTGAACATGCACGATGACAAGATTGCTTTTCTTGATAATGTCAAGATTGATTTCTGGTTACCACTACCACACGGTTATTTCATAATGTGTATTTAGCAGTACCGATACATTTTAAAATACCCTTCGTTCAATGGTTCTAGTAAATTACATAAGTAGCATTGAGAGATTAGAAAAACtctatcattgtagatcatgtaaagTACACTACTGGTAATTAGTAATTAATTTAAATGTTATAAAAAATCACTTATTTTTACAAAGaagtgatttcttttctattttctttttttaattcaTCTTTTTAAGGATTATAATCTTTACATATTGGTTTCTTTCTAACATTATTATAAATCATAAGTACATAGGCATATATAATCGATTGGACAtaaataatcattgttttgaattaTAATCATATGATTTATTGGTTAATAGTTCTTACAAATACGTGATTGAGTATTGTTGTCTATGTattctccatatctccatatcacCAGATGTTATAGTTTGATATATATCGTAGGTCTATTTTTGTATGAATTCTCTCAGCTACAGAGCTATTAGATTTTGAGTTTGTATCTAGCAGTCAATGTATGGAGCTGTAAGAGGATGTAAGAGCAACAAAATGTGATGGCAACTTTGAAGAAGCTGAAGTTCAGATTGTTAATGTAATTTTTGAATCTAACGAATCTATAAAACTTTATGTGTGTTTTCTTCCTATTTTGTACCCCTTTTTTCCTacatgtggtatcaaagcttggttggtTGTATTTGTTGGGAGTAAAGGATCATTGATAGTTGCTCCAAGTTGTTTTCTACAAGGATCGTGGGCATTAGAGGAGgaaaattttctattgttaatgTAGCCATCAGCCAAAAGAAGATTACAGCTAAAAGGAAAGGTTGCTAGTCAAAGATTGAGAAGGTGCACAAAATTGTCAAGTGTGTGAGCAAggtaagttttttttttgtttcaatgggAAAAGCTGATAGAGTAAACAAAGAGAAAACAAATTATTtggaagaagaattgaaggaatgtAAGAAAAGAATTTGACAATGCTTTTAAAAGAGATAATTATAAAAATGTAAACTTTCTTTTGCATGATAATTGTGAGCTTGAAATTttctgaagaaagtaaaagaggaaaatgaagagaagaaaaattAATGTTGTTTAATGAGTtggaagagaaattgaagaaagtaGAAGAGGAGAATAGTCTATACAACAAGGaaatatcaaaattaaatgaaGAGAATGAATGTTTAAAGTCAAAAGCATTGGGCCACGACACTTCATATAGTACAAAATATTCGTGTTCATCATTTGATAAGTGTAATTTTATTAAAGTCATTGTGATAAAGATAAGCATGTTAATGAGTCTGAAAATATTGTCAGAAGTGATGAGATTAACAAAAGTTGTTTTCAAAAATTTGGTTTGAATATTATGGAGAAAATGGATTataaaggtaaaggattgggaaAACATGAAAAAGGAATCAAAGAGCTCATTCAACCAATAGAGATGCCAAAATATGAAGGGCTTGGATATAGAAAAGGTGAATTGATGTTCAACATGATATATGTTTAAACAAATCaccaaaaaaagaaataaatccaGTGTTCTCTTGCAACAAAGAAAGTCACATTAAAGACATGTGTTGGGATCtacatccttgcaaaatttgtgGTTTAAGAAATCATTCTAAAAAAATGTGTTGGAACAAAGAATGGAAGAACATGAACCTATGACAGCTtgtataaaaatggattgtggatggacctATGGATCTGGTTGGGAAGAGCTTACAAGTATGTTCAAAAGgttgtacaaatgttcatatgtgaagACTAATAGAAGTCATGAAAGGTTTGgatgttaaaaaaaaataacaagtgTTTTCAGTAAAAATAAATTATTGTCTAGCAAGACATTTACAGATTGTGAAGATATAGAAAGTTCCCGGTTGATATTTTGAATATTTGAGATTGTTGCGGTAGGGAGAGAATCCAAATGAATGGTACCATTATTAagagttggaaatggtttaaagGAAAGATTTCAAAGTCTAAATAATTGATTTGGAAAGGGACACAAGAAGACAATAGTCTAGAGAAAATAAATTTGTGAATGTCGCAACATTTATggtagttgtgattaagggggagtgttagagatAGTAATCTCAACTACCCCAACCATGTAGTCAGCTCTTATCATCAGTTTGCAAGCATATCTACAACATTAAAGACAAGGATTCAAGTAGATCTTCAGTTGGATTTGCATTCTAAAAAACATTATTTTAGATGCAAGATTCTATATGTTTCTTCCAACTATCTCCAGCTTCCCGAAATATTTAAAGACCTCCATAAAAAGAGGCACTTGTAACCAATCTATAACCAATGAATAAAGATTTGGCtttcattttgtattttgattGCCCTATTTTGTTATGCTTTGTTTGTTATCTACTCCCCTATTCCATCAAGTCTTCCTTGATTTTGGTAGAGTCGTGTATTAGAATAAAGTTTTAAAATGAAGTTTCATGTAATTTCAACTAAATTTATTAAAAGTTAGAGTTTTATTTTCatgttataaatgtttttttttaaatttatttctcaTCAAATAAAGCTATTTAAAGTAATTTCTCTTTTAAAGTACTTTTTATAATCTTAAAATTTAACTTTC
This region of Cryptomeria japonica unplaced genomic scaffold, Sugi_1.0 HiC_scaffold_219, whole genome shotgun sequence genomic DNA includes:
- the LOC131868783 gene encoding subtilisin-like protease SBT4.14, translated to MASTVITHLLFPLAFLVILFSTAASRQLNEKLYIVYMGDVPSPDIQDYSQTAATASHLSLLHSLHGSYEAAQESFVHSYWKSFNGFAAWLSSSHAQHLSNTDGIVSVFESKKAKPLTSRSWDFVGLPLSQQTNDLEYQSDVIVGVLDTGVWPESESFDDKGLGPIPSKWKGVCQTTPDFKSCNKKIIGASFYNKGSGSEPEAGEFISPRDSDGHGTHTASTAAGSIVKNASLFGFAQGDARGGVPGARIAIYKVCFSDCSDVDILAAFDDAIHDGVDIISVSIGYSNGGFLPPLNYFEDSIAIGAFHAMKRGILTSNAACNDGSVGTVCNYSPWSLTVAASSIDRQFKSQLNLGNQTSFEGRAINTFTMEQPWYPLVYGGDATNVSGGFSSQDSSGCKLYSLDRSLVEGKIVLCYLADPYDLPDGGVYVSGGAGAIIMYDPMNDTASSFIVPATLIFNKEGEVIRSYINSTSSPTASIEKGVVRNDLPAPIVASFSSKGPNQITPNLLKPDITAPGVDILAAWSKAAPMTTSPLDKRVVDFNIVSGTSMACPHATGAAAYVKSFHPDWSPAAIKSALMTTASTFDATLEGNRAGELGYGSGQINPLKAINPGLVYEADAKSYINMLCSQGYNETSLRLLTGESVTCSSKLSENGVWELNYPSMMIVRDVSEPIFVQFPRTVTNVGPPKSTYQAKLDAPLGMNVTVEPDTLSFTSSNQKMSYNVKIESRVVPDDYALLSGALTWSSGNYSVRSPIVVYYVKQ